A window of the Fundidesulfovibrio magnetotacticus genome harbors these coding sequences:
- a CDS encoding BPL-N domain-containing protein, translated as MLAVLWDEAHLWGVLLARSLAAMGANVRLLRAHEAARGHLEAHPPAALVVPGGFSSRKAASLGGRGLEAIRRYVAAGGAYLGICGGAGLGLTVPGGLALCPWTREPFPKRIQHFASGNVVLHPQESAFTPTGLSAPLAPVWWPATFRPHGQGVEVVARYGEPGPGFMMADIPLALIPEQVLEDWEALYGVRLAPAFAPGDPCVAAGSFGRGRYVLSHAHLESPGAPEANAWLAHMLSELSGLELAPAPAPAWAIGLRPPAWDDPALTRALELMLGVVELGRAHGLFTWRESWLLGWRQGLPGAQISGVLAMLDHARSLSPTDEALSFLERRRRGFARDSELLARGLSGYLLAERLALTLSRVDPEAVPERGLREARFTLFGPPPGAGGTAGGLCGRVLDVLEEAICLCGRQKSG; from the coding sequence CCGTGCTCTGGGACGAAGCCCACCTCTGGGGCGTGCTGCTGGCGCGCTCGCTCGCGGCCATGGGCGCAAACGTGCGCCTGCTGCGCGCCCACGAGGCCGCCAGGGGCCACCTGGAGGCCCACCCCCCGGCCGCGCTGGTGGTTCCGGGCGGCTTCTCCAGCCGCAAGGCCGCCAGCCTCGGGGGACGCGGCCTGGAGGCCATCCGGCGCTACGTGGCCGCAGGAGGGGCCTATTTGGGCATCTGCGGCGGCGCGGGCCTGGGCCTCACGGTGCCCGGCGGCCTGGCGCTCTGCCCCTGGACGCGCGAGCCCTTCCCCAAGCGCATCCAGCACTTCGCCAGCGGCAACGTGGTGCTCCACCCCCAGGAATCGGCCTTCACGCCCACGGGGCTCTCCGCGCCCCTGGCCCCCGTGTGGTGGCCCGCCACCTTCCGGCCCCACGGCCAGGGGGTGGAGGTGGTGGCGCGCTACGGCGAGCCCGGCCCCGGCTTCATGATGGCCGACATCCCCCTGGCGCTCATCCCGGAGCAGGTGCTGGAAGACTGGGAGGCGCTCTACGGCGTGCGCCTGGCCCCGGCCTTCGCCCCGGGCGACCCCTGCGTGGCGGCGGGGAGCTTCGGCCGGGGGCGCTACGTGCTCTCCCACGCGCACCTGGAATCGCCCGGCGCGCCCGAGGCCAACGCCTGGCTGGCGCACATGCTCTCCGAACTCTCGGGCCTGGAGCTGGCCCCCGCCCCCGCGCCCGCCTGGGCCATCGGGCTTAGGCCGCCCGCCTGGGACGACCCGGCCCTGACGCGCGCCCTGGAGCTGATGCTGGGGGTGGTGGAGCTGGGCCGGGCCCACGGGCTCTTCACCTGGCGCGAGAGCTGGCTGCTGGGCTGGCGGCAGGGGCTGCCCGGCGCGCAGATCTCGGGCGTCCTGGCCATGCTGGACCACGCCCGGAGCCTCTCACCCACCGACGAGGCCCTGTCCTTCCTGGAGCGCCGTCGCAGGGGCTTCGCGCGCGATTCGGAGCTGCTGGCGCGCGGGCTCTCGGGCTACCTGCTGGCCGAGCGCCTGGCCCTGACGCTCTCCCGGGTGGACCCCGAGGCCGTGCCCGAGCGCGGCCTGCGCGAGGCGCGCTTCACGCTCTTCGGCCCCCCCCCCGGGGCGGGCGGCACGGCCGGGGGCCTGTGCGGGCGCGTGCTGGACGTTCTTGAGGAAGCCATCTGCCTGTGCGGACGGCAGAAATCCGGATAG